One genomic segment of Sminthopsis crassicaudata isolate SCR6 chromosome 2, ASM4859323v1, whole genome shotgun sequence includes these proteins:
- the PURB gene encoding transcriptional regulator protein Pur-beta produces MADGDSGSERGGSGSGSGGGGGGGGGFQPLSRGGGEQETQELASKRLDIQNKRFYLDVKQNAKGRFLKIAEVGAGGSKSRLTLSMAVAAEFRDYLGDFIEHYAQLGPSSPEQIAAAAAAAGAEDGGGPRRALKSEFLVRENRKYYLDLKENQRGRFLRIRQTINRGPGAGGGFGGGGGPGPGGGLPSGQTIALPAQGLIEFRDALAKLIDDYGGDDDELGGGPGYGELPEGTSITVDSKRFFFDVGCNKYGVFLRVSEVKPSYRNAITVPFKAWGKFGGAFCRYADEMKEIQERQRDKLYERRGGAGDESEGEDVDDD; encoded by the coding sequence ATGGCGGATGGCGACAGCGGCAGCGAGCGAGGGGGCAGCGGGAGCGGCAGTGGCGGGGgcggcgggggcggcggcggctTCCAGCCTCTGTCCCGCGGGGGCGGCGAGCAGGAGACCCAGGAGCTGGCCTCGAAGCGGCTGGACATTCAGAACAAGCGCTTCTACTTGGACGTGAAGCAGAATGCCAAGGGCCGCTTCCTAAAGATAGCTGAGGTGGGAGCGGGCGGCTCCAAGAGCCGCCTCACGCTTTCCATGGCCGTGGCCGCCGAGTTTCGAGACTACCTGGGCGACTTCATCGAGCACTACGCGCAGCTGGGGCCCAGCAGCCCCGAGCAGAtcgcggcggcagcggcggctgCAGGCGCCGAGGACGGCGGCGGGCCCCGGCGGGCGCTCAAGAGTGAGTTCCTCGTGCGAGAGAACCGCAAATACTACTTGGATCTCAAGGAGAACCAGCGCGGCCGCTTTTTGCGCATCCGCCAGACCATCAACCGCGGGCCCGGCGCAGGCGGCGGCTTCGGAGGCGGAGGCGGGCCGGGACCCGGGGGAGGCCTCCCCAGCGGCCAGACTATCGCGCTGCCCGCGCAGGGCCTCATCGAGTTCCGAGACGCGCTCGCCAAGCTCATTGACGACTACGGCGGCGACGACGACGAGCTGGGCGGCGGCCCCGGCTATGGTGAGCTGCCCGAGGGCACGTCCATCACGGTAGACTCCAAGCGCTTCTTCTTCGATGTGGGCTGCAACAAGTACGGCGTTTTCTTGCGGGTGAGCGAAGTGAAGCCGTCCTACCGCAACGCCATCACCGTGCCCTTCAAGGCGTGGGGCAAGTTTGGGGGCGCCTTCTGCCGCTACGCCGACGAGATGAAGGAGATCCAGGAGAGGCAGCGCGACAAGCTGTATGAGCGCCGGGGCGGCGCCGGGGACGAGTCCGAGGGCGAGGATGTGGATGACGACTGA